Genomic window (Jeotgalibacillus aurantiacus):
CTGACGTAAATCTCACTACGCCATAAAAGTCACCATTCACATAAAATGGGTAAGCGAAATAAAGAATGGTTCCGTCATTTACCGGCGTCAGGGTGTAGGCGGCTTTATCGTCAAATGCCTGAAGCAGCTCTGCATGCTCCGTTTCTGACAGATCGACATGGAATTCCTGATGGTCAATCAGGAGTGACTCCTGTAATGGCATCGCTTCATACAAAAAGGTCCCGTCAGCATGGTAAAGAGAGACGGCCATGCTGTTGATTTTGCTTAATTCATTGGCAATAGGCCTGCTGTATTCATTAAACATACCAAGGTCCGCCCCTTGAAGCTCGGCAAACTGGAGCAGGTATTGGCGGGAAGTGTTTTGCAGGGTCTGCATTTCAGTCGTAATGCGCTCATGAACGTGCTCCTCCAGCATTTTTTCGATAACGGAATAAGCGAAAAGAGCGGCTGCTAAAAAAATCAGTGAGAAACCAATAAAAAACTTTTTTCTGATCGTCCACTTCATCTGTGATGCCTGCGCATTCTGTATCCCGCTCCAAAAACAGTTTCAATTAAAGCAGGATGGAGCTTTTGTCTGATTCGCTGCACATGGACATCAACCGTTCTGTCCCCGCCGCTGTAATCAAAAGACCATACATGATCAAGAATCTCCTCTCTGGAAAATACGCGGTTTGGATGCTGGGCAAATAATAATAAGAGCTCAAACTCCTTTGGCTTAAGTGCCACGGTCTCATTCTTTTTTAGAACAGTGTGAGCTGAAGGGTTCATGATGATATCATGATCAAGCGGTATGTATTGATAAGTCGCATCTTGTTTTTGCCTGCGTAAAAGGGCTTTTACACGGGCCAGCACCTCTCTGATGTCAAAAGGCTTTGTCAGGTAATCATCAGCCCCAAGTTCCAGGCCGAGCACTTTATCCACAATATCCCCGCGTGCCGTCAGCATCAAAATAGGCAGGCTGGTTGATGCGGTAATCTCCTTACACAATTCAAATCCGGTCGTATCCGGAAGCATCACATCCAGAATCACGAGATCAAAGCGGGTTCCCTGAAGCAGCCTGCGCGCCTCGTGTCCTGTGGCAGCCCCTTTTACTGCATAGCCTTCCTGCCTGAGAGAATAAGATAATATATCGAAAATGGCTTCTTCATCTTCTACAATTAAAATCGATTTGTTCATATAGACACCGTCCTTGAAAATCATTCTTCTATTATTTTACTGGAAAATTGTATCGAATTTGTTTCCAACTTTAAAAAGATCTTCAGAACACGAAGTTTTGCAGGATAACAGTCATTTGGAAGCGAAATACAAATGAGGACATTGAATAGACAGGGGAATAAAACATGGAACTCATTTTCTACACAGAGAAGGAAACATCATTGATTGAGCAATATCAGCTTTCAGAGGAGCAATTGAATTTCACAGGAGCTCCGCAGAACAGCATCAAGTTAGCTGAGGAGGATGATCAGCGGCGGTGCATTTTGCTGATGGATGAAGGGAAGCTTGTATCGTATTTTGTTCTACATGAAAAAGATGGAGCGGCTCCTTATTCTGATAATCCCAAGGCGATTTTAATGCGGACATTCTCAACAGATGTCAGGTATCTGGGGAAAGGCTATGGGAAGGCTGCCATCAAGCTGCTTCCGGACTTTGTACGAAAGCACTATCCGCATGTGAATGAAATCGTATTAGCTGTAAATATGGGCAATTTAGTAGCCCAGTCACTTTATGAAAAAAATGGCTACATTGATCACGGACGCCGGAAGATGGGACGTAAGGGAGAAATGAAAATATTGAGTCTGATGCTTGGGCAGAAAGCGGGTGTGCGATGAGTGGTGTATTGAAGGAATTTAAGGTGCCAATCGGTTTTCTAGTGCTGGGTATTGTGTTTTTACTGATTGGTTTTAATGGACAATGGTTGGCCGTTAATTTTTCGAGGCCCGGAAACGTCGGCTACTGGGAAACGAGTCAGGAAATGATTAATGGATTTACGTATTTCCCTGTAATTGTTGGTGTTGTCATGCTGCTGTTGTTTGTCAGTACGTTTTCGATTGTGTATGCACAGTCGTTTAAGAAAACGGTATAAGGAGGTCGTGGGAAATGGGGGTTTTTTTCGAAAATAGTGAGACGAAGTCTTCTAAACGAGTGACGACGATTCAGATCACCTTAATCGTGATCAGTTTGTTTTTTTTATTACTAGGATTGTTTACAGATGCCGGCGATCCTGCTTTGGCAGTCGGGTTTGTCCTTGCGGTGGTTCACAGTCTTATAGAGGTTGTTGAAGGGATCAGACATAAAGAAGGTAAGAAATACTGGTTCAATATTGTATTCTCTATCGTATTTCTTATCTTTGCCTATCAGGCTATCTTTGGTTGAGAAGGAGTGAAAATATGACTTCTATTGGAAAAGTAACCACAATCATGCGTCATCCGGTTAAGTCCTTGCGCGGTGAAGAGGTAGCGGAGACAAGGATCATGAGCTACGGACTGTATGGAGATCGCAGTCATGCACTGATAGATGGGGAGCGCTTTTACACCGCTACACAAAATAAGAAACTGCTCGGCTATCATGCAGCGTTTGATGGTGAGGAGCAGGACGTGAAATATCCACCTGTTAAGATTTACGGCCCGGAAGGACAGACATTTTACTGGCATGAAAAAGCCTGCCTATCAACGTTTGAAGAGCTGGCTGGAAAGCCTTTAACACAGCAATCCTACACGCCGGAGCACGTTCCTTTTGGTGCCATTGAGGAAGAGCATCTGCTGATCGTCAATGCAGCTTCCATTGAGCATCTTGAAAAAACACTTGGAAAAGAGATCGACTGGAGAAGATTTCGTCCGAATCTGGTCGTGAACCTCTTGGGTGGCGGGCCGTTTTCAGAGGAAAAACTGATCGGAAGAAAGATTTCTTTGGGAGAAGCGGAAATCGAAATCGTCCGCCCGTGCGAACGCTGCAGCATCATCAATATTGATCCGGAAACGTTAGACATAAACCCTGCTGTCCTAAAAACCGTTTACCAGCAGCACGAAAACTGCTTTGGCATGTATGCGAAAGTGTTGAAGGCTGGTTTGGTGAGGGTTGGGGATGATTTACTTACTAATTAAATATATTCGGTTCTTTTATATCGTATTATAAGATATAATCATATTATACGATATAAAAGAGGTGTGCCGAATGAAAGACGTAATGCAATTAAATGAATGCTGGACAGATCTTTATTTCATGCTTCACTATCAGCATGAAGAAAAGATTTCCCACCAGGCAGTCCGTATTATGCAGCTGCTTGAAAAGTCTGATGAGATTGGGATTAAGGAGATAGCTGCTTTTCTAGGAGTTTCTCACAATACGGGATCAGAGCATGTGAAACGCCTGATTGATAAAAAATATATAGAAAAATTCAGAAGTAAGCAGGATGAAAGAAGAGTCGTGCTAGCACTGACGGAAGAGGGAAGGTTTGTCCTGCACCGGAATACCAGTCTGGATGAAGATAAGCTTAAGATACTTTTAGAGTCATTATCTGAAAAAGAGCGGAAATCGGTCTTAGGTGCATTTGCTCTTTTGAGTGACAAGGCGAAGTCATGTTTTTAGTCGTTAAAATAATCGTGTCGGCTGTCATCATTGCTGTGGTGACGGAGATCGCACGGCGTTTCCCGACCTATGGAGGGATCATTGCTGCTCTGCCGCTCGTCAGCTTACTTAGTATTTTCTGGCTGTATGTGCAGGGAACCGAGAAAGCAGAGCTCAGTAAATTTGCGCTTGGCGTTTTGTGGGGCTTTCCGGCAACAGCCGTTTTGCTGCTAATTGTATTTCTGTCCTTAAAATATTCGCTGAACCTCTTTGTAGGACTCGGTCTTGGAGTAAGCGGCTGGATGATCTTTCTGGTGTTACAGGAGAAGATTGTCCGGGGATGGATTTAAAATTATGTGTGATGAGAAAAAGCTCCGGCGATGCCGGAGCTTTTTCAAAGGTTATTAAATTTAAAAACGTGACAGGTCATTCTTCAGATTTTAGATTAGCGTAACTGTTTTTATGTCGCTAGCAAGCTCATTTCTGTCGATAGGCAGGCTGTTTCTGTCGATCGAGACTCTCGACGGGATAGATTTGTTGTTAGCGCAGGATTTAATGTTGATAGACCTCTAATTGATGTCGTTAACTCTCCCATATCTGTTGATAGCATCAAAATTTTTGTCGATAGACCATCCGGTTGCATTCGACAATATTCGGGAGGTGCCTGGCACCTCAAAGAACCTCAAAACCACCTCAAAACCCCCACCCGTTCATAGTTCGTTCATAACTATCCACTATTCTATCTTCATCAACCAAAAGGAGGACGTAAAATGTCTAAAAACAAACGTAAAAAAAGAGGATGGATGATTGGGGGAGTTGTGGCTGTGGCGGCGATTGCGATTGCGGGTCCGCTTTTTGCAGCTGAGGATCAGGGTGTGCAGAAGACGGAGGAGGTTCTTGAGGAGACGATTACTACTTATAATTATTTTTCGGGTAGCCTGAGTCCTGAGGAGCGGACGATGGTGAGAGCGGAGCAGATGGATACGCTGACGATTGTGGTGGAGGAAGATCAGGAGGTTTCTGAGGGTGATGTGCTGGCGGAAGGCGCTCAATCTTCTATTACTGCTCCACAGGAAGGGACGGTTCAAAGTATTCAGGCAGCGGATGGACCGGTTACACAAGGTGCTCCTTTGATGGAGATTGTTAATTATCAATCACTGCAGGCAGTTATCCAAATTGATGAAGCTGACATTGGTTCTGTTTCAGAAGGGGATGAAGTGACCATTAAAGTGCTGTCGATGAATGAAGACATAACTGGAACCATCACTTCTATTTCCAACGAAGCATCATCTAACGAAACACCAAGTGCGCGTGCTTATTTTACAGCTGAAGTAGAGCTGGAGATCACTGATGGGATGCGAGCGGGAATGACGGTTGAAGCAATGACGGTGAGAGATGAGGCGGTTCAGGTACCAACACTTTCTCTGGATGGCATTGAGTATGACGATCAGGATCAGCCGTTTGTCTGGATTGAAAACGGAGAGGGTGATCTGGAAAAGCGGTTTGTGGAAACCGGTTTAACGGATGGCAAACGCATTGAAATCACAGATGGCCTTACAACGGGTGATCTTATTGTGATGGAAGAAACGTCTGCTGTCGGAGGCTTTGCACCGCCAATGATGGGAGGCGGAGGGCAATGAGCGCCATCGTCGAAATGAATAGACTGACGAAAACCTATCGTCTTGGTGAGGAGACACAAACCGTTTTATCTTCTATTGATCTCGAGATTTATAAAGGAGATTTTATCTCGGTCCTCGGTCCTTCCGGATCAGGAAAGTCCACGCTGATGAATATGATCGGCTGTCTCGATACGCCAAGCTCGGGTGAGTATAAAATCAGTAATCAAAGTGTTTCTGAAATGACGGAAGGAGACCTTGCGTTACTGAGAAATAAAGAAATCGGATTTGTCTTTCAGCAATTTCAGCTATTACCGAGATTGTCGATTTTGGAAAATGTGGAGCTTCCGTTGATTTACGCTAAAGTTTCAAAAAAGGAGCGTAGACAACGGGCAGCTGAACTGCTCAAAAAGGTAGGACTTGGTGATAAGCTGAGGTATCGGCCTAATCAGCTATCAGGCGGTCAGCAGCAGCGTGTAGCGATTGCGCGTGCGCTTGTGACGAACCCGGCGATTCTGCTTGCAGACGAACCAACCGGAGCGCTGGATCAGAAGACAGGTAAGCAGATTATGGATCTTTTTGTTCAGCTTCATCGGGAGGGAAAGACCATTGTGATGATCACACATGATGAAAAGGTTGCCCGTTACGGCAGCAGGATCATTCACCTGCTTGATGGAGAAATACGTGAGGAGGCTGTTGTCCATGTTTAGAGAAAATATCAGAATGGCATGGCTGAATATCGCGGCAAATCGAATGCGATCGTTTCTAACGATGCTCGGGATCGTGATTGGTGTTGGCGCCATTATTGCCCTCATGACAATCGTAAATGGGGCAACAGAATCGATCAATGAAGAGGTATCTACATTCGGTGCTGATCGCGTGAGTCTTCAAATTCAGGGCACTAAACAAAAAGCAGGATTGAGCGCAAGTGAAGTAGAAGAATTAAACGGAATGGATGCCATTAAAGGTGTGTCCCCTGCGGTAAATGGACTCGTAAACAGTACACTCTCCGATGAACAGGTTCAGCTTTCAGGGAGAAGCGAGGTTTACTTTAATCAGACACCTGATGCGTTAGAAGCGGGAAGAGGTATAACAATAGCAGACGTTGAACAGGAAACACCTGTCGTGATCATTGGATCAACCGTTGCGAAAGAATGGTTTCCTGCAGAAAATCCACTGAATCAGTCGATCGAGCTTAATGGACGTACGTTTACCGTAGTAGGCGTACTGGCACCTTCAAGCAGTTTTTCAGTGACATCTGTAAATGACGTTGTCATGACGCCTTATACAACTGCACAACGAGTACTGGGTGTGACATCAGTCAACCAGGCGGATTTGTATATGGAAACGGGTGCAGATGCGAATAACATTGTAGACGAAACAACATTTTTGCTAAAAAAAGCATTTAATCAAAGAGAAGATGTCTTTGCGGTAACGAATTTTGAGGATGCACTTGCTTCAATTGATCAGATCAACGCCATGTTATCGATGCTGCTGGTAGGGATTGCATCCATTTCTCTGCTGGTGGGCGGAATCGGGATTATGAATATGATGCTGGTATCCGTAACAGAGAGAACGAGTGAAATCGGGCTCAGAAAAGCACTTGGTGCATCACCGCGATCGATTCAGCTGCAATTCTTACTGGAATCAACGTTTTTATCTTTACTTGGTGGTGCGATTGGCATTGTTTTTGGAGCGGGACTTGCTTATCTTGTCTGTCTGGCGATGGGAATCGGTTTTACATTATCCGGCACAGCTCTTTTGTTGTCAGTCGGATTCTCAGTAGGGATTGGTGTCATTTTCGGATTCATTCCTGCAAGAAGAGCTTCCCGATTGAATCCAATTGAGGCTTTACGGAGCGTATAGGAGGGAACAAAATGGTCCGGATCTTGATCGTAGAGGATGATGAAGGACTACGGTATTACTTGAAAGAAGGACTGAGTCAGGCGGGATATCGTGTGTTCGAGGCTGAAGACGGCCGGGATGCAATGGACCTGCTTGATCAGCAGGCAATCGATTTAATGATTACGGATGTGATGATGCCGAATCTCGATGGCGTAACCCTGACGTCTGAGCTGAGGGAGGTTTATCATTTCCCCATCTTAATGCTGACGGCACTTGAATCGCTAGATGATAAGAAAAAAGGTTTTTTATCCGGAGCGGATGATTACTTGGTGAAGCCGGTCGAGCTTGAAGAGCTGTTACTCAGGGTGAACGCGTTGTTGCGAAGATCTAACATCGCAAAAGAAAAAAGAATTGTCTTCGGTCAGATCGTCATAGATGAAAGTGCCAGGGTGGTGATGAATGGATCGGAAAAAATTGATCTGCCTTTGAAAGAGTTCGACATTCTATTTAAACTGGCATCGAATCCGAAGAAAATCTTTACTCGACAGCAGTTGATGGATGACATTTGGGGCTATGAAGCTGAAAGTGATCTCCGAACGATTGATGTGCATATTAAGCGGATCCGAAAACGTCTTGAACATGTAAAAGACATTGAGCTTACAACGGTTTGGGGACTGGGATACAGGCTGGAGGTTCAGAAATGAAGCGCTTTTTTCATACCATTTACGGGCGTTTCCTTGTTATATTTATCGGTCTTTTATTAATTCCGATGATGATTTCATTTGCAGTGTTGTTTACTGTTCAGCTCGGGCAAATCAGAGAGGACGTAACCGCACAGATCAAGGATCAGGCGGAGGTTGTTCAAACGCTTATTGCATCAGATACCTTTACAAAAGAAGAAGCGCTTGATCTGGTCGTCAGTGATCTGCTGATTGCAGAGGTCTACTCTTCCGCTGCTGAGTGGAGAAATTCAGATACGGCAGTCTACACAGAGCAGACCATTGAGCAATTGACAGATGGGGAAGTCGTTACAGGCGTTCTAACTGACTTCAGAGAGCTTCCTTATGCAGCCTTCGAGCAAAACGGGGCAATCTATATGATTACGCCTGATCTGAACAACAATCAAATTACACAGTTTCGGGAAATGACGATATACAGCTTTTTAGGAGTGGCTGTTGTGGGCTCCATCCTTCTATTATTTGCGATCTCATTCCTGACTAAAAGGCTGAAGCGGATCAGTCAGGCCTCCAGACAGGTTTACGAGGGGAACTATTCTGTGCGGATTGAAGATAAGGGAAATGATGAAATCGGTGATCTGGCACGTCAATTTAACCAGATGGCGAAAGAGCTTGAATCAAAT
Coding sequences:
- a CDS encoding response regulator transcription factor; this encodes MNKSILIVEDEEAIFDILSYSLRQEGYAVKGAATGHEARRLLQGTRFDLVILDVMLPDTTGFELCKEITASTSLPILMLTARGDIVDKVLGLELGADDYLTKPFDIREVLARVKALLRRQKQDATYQYIPLDHDIIMNPSAHTVLKKNETVALKPKEFELLLLFAQHPNRVFSREEILDHVWSFDYSGGDRTVDVHVQRIRQKLHPALIETVFGAGYRMRRHHR
- a CDS encoding GNAT family N-acetyltransferase, coding for MELIFYTEKETSLIEQYQLSEEQLNFTGAPQNSIKLAEEDDQRRCILLMDEGKLVSYFVLHEKDGAAPYSDNPKAILMRTFSTDVRYLGKGYGKAAIKLLPDFVRKHYPHVNEIVLAVNMGNLVAQSLYEKNGYIDHGRRKMGRKGEMKILSLMLGQKAGVR
- a CDS encoding MOSC domain-containing protein; the protein is MTSIGKVTTIMRHPVKSLRGEEVAETRIMSYGLYGDRSHALIDGERFYTATQNKKLLGYHAAFDGEEQDVKYPPVKIYGPEGQTFYWHEKACLSTFEELAGKPLTQQSYTPEHVPFGAIEEEHLLIVNAASIEHLEKTLGKEIDWRRFRPNLVVNLLGGGPFSEEKLIGRKISLGEAEIEIVRPCERCSIINIDPETLDINPAVLKTVYQQHENCFGMYAKVLKAGLVRVGDDLLTN
- a CDS encoding MarR family winged helix-turn-helix transcriptional regulator encodes the protein MKDVMQLNECWTDLYFMLHYQHEEKISHQAVRIMQLLEKSDEIGIKEIAAFLGVSHNTGSEHVKRLIDKKYIEKFRSKQDERRVVLALTEEGRFVLHRNTSLDEDKLKILLESLSEKERKSVLGAFALLSDKAKSCF
- a CDS encoding DUF3147 family protein, producing the protein MFLVVKIIVSAVIIAVVTEIARRFPTYGGIIAALPLVSLLSIFWLYVQGTEKAELSKFALGVLWGFPATAVLLLIVFLSLKYSLNLFVGLGLGVSGWMIFLVLQEKIVRGWI
- a CDS encoding efflux RND transporter periplasmic adaptor subunit — protein: MSKNKRKKRGWMIGGVVAVAAIAIAGPLFAAEDQGVQKTEEVLEETITTYNYFSGSLSPEERTMVRAEQMDTLTIVVEEDQEVSEGDVLAEGAQSSITAPQEGTVQSIQAADGPVTQGAPLMEIVNYQSLQAVIQIDEADIGSVSEGDEVTIKVLSMNEDITGTITSISNEASSNETPSARAYFTAEVELEITDGMRAGMTVEAMTVRDEAVQVPTLSLDGIEYDDQDQPFVWIENGEGDLEKRFVETGLTDGKRIEITDGLTTGDLIVMEETSAVGGFAPPMMGGGGQ
- a CDS encoding ABC transporter ATP-binding protein, with the protein product MSAIVEMNRLTKTYRLGEETQTVLSSIDLEIYKGDFISVLGPSGSGKSTLMNMIGCLDTPSSGEYKISNQSVSEMTEGDLALLRNKEIGFVFQQFQLLPRLSILENVELPLIYAKVSKKERRQRAAELLKKVGLGDKLRYRPNQLSGGQQQRVAIARALVTNPAILLADEPTGALDQKTGKQIMDLFVQLHREGKTIVMITHDEKVARYGSRIIHLLDGEIREEAVVHV
- a CDS encoding ABC transporter permease, which gives rise to MFRENIRMAWLNIAANRMRSFLTMLGIVIGVGAIIALMTIVNGATESINEEVSTFGADRVSLQIQGTKQKAGLSASEVEELNGMDAIKGVSPAVNGLVNSTLSDEQVQLSGRSEVYFNQTPDALEAGRGITIADVEQETPVVIIGSTVAKEWFPAENPLNQSIELNGRTFTVVGVLAPSSSFSVTSVNDVVMTPYTTAQRVLGVTSVNQADLYMETGADANNIVDETTFLLKKAFNQREDVFAVTNFEDALASIDQINAMLSMLLVGIASISLLVGGIGIMNMMLVSVTERTSEIGLRKALGASPRSIQLQFLLESTFLSLLGGAIGIVFGAGLAYLVCLAMGIGFTLSGTALLLSVGFSVGIGVIFGFIPARRASRLNPIEALRSV
- a CDS encoding response regulator transcription factor, translating into MVRILIVEDDEGLRYYLKEGLSQAGYRVFEAEDGRDAMDLLDQQAIDLMITDVMMPNLDGVTLTSELREVYHFPILMLTALESLDDKKKGFLSGADDYLVKPVELEELLLRVNALLRRSNIAKEKRIVFGQIVIDESARVVMNGSEKIDLPLKEFDILFKLASNPKKIFTRQQLMDDIWGYEAESDLRTIDVHIKRIRKRLEHVKDIELTTVWGLGYRLEVQK